From Pelmatolapia mariae isolate MD_Pm_ZW linkage group LG1, Pm_UMD_F_2, whole genome shotgun sequence, one genomic window encodes:
- the tox3 gene encoding TOX high mobility group box family member 3, whose amino-acid sequence MDVRFYPTAGGNSIPGDPPNLDFAHCLGYYNFNKFQNNNNYMNMAEANGALLAAGDTFHTPSLGDEEFEIPPITPPPETESGLGLSEVDSPFPAMPEPPVPHRGPLIPQFPPQSLDLPSITISRNMMDQEGVSVNNGQSVNVGPGHLRQYPSNPAMVMKSIISMNSPNGMMSRNQLTTINQSQLNTQLTLNMAGPNITHTSPSPPASKSATPSPSSSINEDEQDEANRVIGEKRPAPIDPTKKSKTPKKKKKKDPNEPQKPVSAYALFFRDTQAAIKGQNPNATFGEVSKIVASMWDGLGEEQKQVYKSKTEAAKKEYLKALAAYRASLVSKAAAESAEAQTIRSVQQTLASTSLSPGLVLPSPLNQHPSMPSASQALQQALPRAIAPKPLQMRLGGSQIVTSVTVSHQNMSSGMPPQLLGQMGAGGSMVAGAQSTAVSQMSPPMQPVQQHAMQQLQQQQQQQQMQQHLQHHQMQQQQMHHQQIQQQMQHQHFQHHLQQQLQQHHMQQQQQQQQQQQMQLQHMQMQHQLHQQQIQHLQQQQQQQQQQQQQQQQQQQQQHHHHQQQHQAQCSPPQHSPGTPHSVGGSASLGSPQPAPQQQPHPSQIQAHAQVLSQVSIY is encoded by the exons TTCCAGAATAATAACAACTACATGAACATGGCTGAGGCGAATGGTGCCCTGCTCGCTGCTGGGGAT ACTTTTCATACACCCAGCTTGGGAGATGAGGAGTTTGAGATTCCTCCCATTACACCTCCACCTGAGACGGAGTCCGGTCTGGGTCTGTCAGAAGTGGACTCGCCATTCCCAGCAATGCCTGAGCCCCCAGTTCCGCACAGGGGTCCCTTAATCCCCCAGTTTCCCCCACAGAGTCTGGATCTGCCCTCGATTACCATCTCACGCAACATGATGGACCAAGAAGGGGTGTCTGTCAACAACGGCCAGTCTGTG AACGTTGGCCCGGGTCATCTACGTCAATATCCATCCAACCCAGCCATGGTGATGAAGTCCATCATCAGCATGAACAGCCCCAATGGTATGATGTCACGAAATCAGCTGACCACCATCAACCAATCCCAGCTCAACACACAGCTAACCTTAAACATGGCAGGACCCAACATCACCCACACTTCCCCCTCACCTCCTGCCAGCAAGTCTGCCACACCCTCACCCTCCAGCTCCATCAATGAGGATGAGCAGGATGAAGCCAACAGG GTCATTGGGGAAAAACGACCAGCCCCCATTGATCCCACAAAGAAATCTAAGACCccgaaaaagaagaagaagaaggatcCCAATGAGCCCCAGAAGCCGGTGTCAGCTTATGCCCTTTTCTTTAGAGACACTCAGGCTGCTATCAAGGGTCAGAATCCTAATGCCACCTTTGGAGAAGTGTCAAAGATTGTGGCATCTATGTGGGATGGTCTTGGAGAGGAACAGAAGCAG GtttacaaaagcaaaacagaagCTGCCAAGaaagaatatttaaaagctCTTGCAGCATACCGTGCGAGCCTGGTTTCCAAG GCTGCAGCAGAATCAGCTGAAGCCCAGACAATTCGCTCAGTGCAGCAGACCCTGGCCTCCACAAGCCTGTCCCCTGGCCTGGTGCTGCCGTCACCCCTCAACCAGCACCCCTCCATGCCATCAGCTTCCCAGGCTCTTCAACAAGCCCTGCCACGGGCCATTGCCCCAAAGCCTCTGCAGATGAGACTAGGGGGCAGTCAAATCGTGACCTCTGTTACAGTTTCCCACCAGAACATGTCATCTGGGATGCCTCCGCAGCTGCTCGGCCAGATGGGTGCTGGAGGGTCCATGGTGGCAGGTGCCCAGTCCACAGCAGTCTCTCAGATGAGCCCACCCATGCAACCGGTGCAACAGCATGCAATGCAgcagctccagcagcagcaacagcagcagcagatgcaGCAGCACCTCCAGCACCAtcagatgcagcagcagcagatgcaTCACCAGCAAATCCAGCAGCAGATGCAGCATCAGCATTTCCAACATCATCTCCAGcaacagctgcagcagcaccacatgcagcagcaacagcagcaacaacagcagcagcagatgcaGCTGCAGCACATGCAGATGCAGCATCAGCTGCATCAGCAGCAGATTCAAcacctccagcagcagcagcagcagcagcagcaacagcagcaacaacaacaacaacagcaacagcagcaacatcatcaccatcagcagcagcaccaggCCCAGTGTTCTCCACCTCAACACTCTCCTGGTACACCCCATTCAGTGGGAGGCTCTGCATCACTTGGCAGCCCACAGCCAGCCCCACAGCAGCAGCCGCATCCTTCCCAAATTCAGGCCCATGCCCAGGTCCTATCCCAGGTCAGCATTTACTGA